The DNA sequence CGTAAAGCGCGGTTTCGCAAGCGGATCTCCACCTCCAGCGGCGCTGTTAACAGAATGCCATGCCGTTGTCTCTGCTCGATGGTGAGCTGCAGTTCATAGGTTCGGGGAGCGCTGGTTTCACATTGCCAGGCCGCCCTCCATTCCGGTATGTCGGGCTGATACACCCACTGCTGAAAAAACCAATCAAGATCTTTGCCATAGATCTCAGAAACCACTCGTGCAAAATCAGAAGTGGTCGCATTTTTTCCGCCGAATCGGTTTGCATAGGTTTGCAGGGCATTGAAAAAAGAAAAGTCTCCAAGGAGGAACCGGAGCATATGCAGAATCCACGCGCCCTTCTCATACACCGTAGCGCCCCAGAGATATGTGGGATCATATAGACTGAAGGCGCCCAACCGATCCGCTTCCAGGAAATACTCGGCGGCAAAATGTGCCATTGTGGTTTGCAGACCTTGAGTTCCGTGCAGATGTTCCTGCCACAGCGCTTCGCAATAGGAGGCAAAACCCTCGTTCAACCAAATATCGCGCCAATCCGCCGGCGTCACCCAGTCTCCCCACCATTGATGGCCCAGTTCATGCGCCACGATGTTCTCGTATTCGCCGTTGCCGGTGATCAGGTACGTGGAAAAAGAAGTCAGAGTCTGATGCTCCATGGCGCCGCGCATGGGAACCTCGACCATGCCGTAGGAATCAAAAGGATAAGGGCCGAATTTTTTTTCAAACAATAAAAGCATCTCGCCGGTGCGCCGCCAGTCCGATTTCGCCATGCTTTCGTGTTCCGATCGGGCGTAAAAATTCAAGGCAATGGCATCGCCGTCCCGTGAGACGACCTGATCCTTAAAATGGACCAGGTGGCCGGCGGTAATGGCCATCAGATAAGTGGACATGGGGCACGCCTCACGCCAGTGCCAAACCGCCACTGCATCCTGTTCCGTTTTTTTTAATAGCTTTCCGTTCGACAGCGCCGACACCGAGCGGGGCGCTATGATCTCCACAGACCAATACGCTTTGTCAGCCGGCTCATCATGACACGGCAGCCAGTAGCGTGTCATCGAAGGCGGCGTCGAATATATGCCCTGACCCACAGTAAATAAAAATTCATCAAGGTAAAAAAAGCCGCCGAAGCCATCGTTGCCGGGCGCGCCGCGATAGAACACCGTAAACCGCAGCGTATCGCCCGGCGCCAGACTGCTCTCCGCTTCGATCCACAGCCGGGGCGATAGGACACGATATCGCAGCGCATGGTCCCGGCACACCACCGAGTCCACTTGTAGAGCAACCAGGTCAAGAAAAAACGTCGACAGCATTTGTATCGGCGTCATGGTGATCTCGACGCTTCCCTCCATCCACTGCCGCGGCGACAGCAACTGCAATCGGGCATGATAGGACAACACATCGATCGGGTTGGGTTCGCCCGCTGCGCGAGACAGCGGCGCCACAACCGCTATCGATCTCTCCTTGCCCTGCGCCCACAGTGAGGACGCGGTCAGCAGGAAAAAACAGAGATGGTGAAAAGTCTGCTTCAGAACACTTTGTCCTTTTTGAACAGCACCAGATAGACGCCCAGCCCCAATATGAGAAACCACAGCGCCACCGCAAACCATTTGATCGGACGATCCCCCAAAAACTCGTACAGCAGTCCAGCGGTGCTGACCGCGGCATAGATCACACCGCGTTTAGCGTACCGCCCCAAGCGCACCGGCTGTTTATGTGTTTCCAAGTCCATGGCTCTCATCCTTTTTTAAGCGCTTGCCGTCCGCCGGTCACTCGTCACAAATACGACGTAACGAAACCGGATCTACTCCCCATAACAACACTATCGGCTGCAGGTTTCTTCCCAGCGCCGCCGTATTTCATAGATCGCCACGCCGAACGCCACCGACACATTGAGCGAGTGCTTGACGCCGTGCATGGGCAGTTCGATGGCAAGATCCGCCGCTGTCACCAGTTCCTCGGCCACGCCCTGATATTCATGCCCCACGATCAGGACCAGCGGAAAACGATAGCAGGCGCGGCGATAATCCACGCCGGCCGTGGTCTGCTCCAACACGACAATCTGACGGCCTTGACGCTTGAGATCGTGGACCAGGGGGATGGGATCCCGGTGATAGGACCAGGGCACGCTCTCCTCAGCGCCAAGGCTGGTCTTGCGGATTTCATCCCGCGGCGGAGTGCCGGAGATGCCGCACAGGTATAAATGGTCCACCGCCGCACCGTCTGCAGTACGAAATACGGCGCCGACATTGTGCAAACTGCGAATGTCGTCCAAAAGAACCGAAACCGGCAGACGTCGGCCGGTGAGGTTAATCCTCTGTGCCTGCAGCTCTTGAAAAGATAATTTCCGCATGGATCACCCGTTGGTTGCAAAATATTCGGTGTTTTTTCGCTTTTCCAGATTACGGCGCCGGCAATAGGCGAACAACTCCACCAGCTGTTCGCGCGTCAGGTGTTCGGTTTCCACAGCGAAAGCCGAAGACCGGTACAAACTCCACTGGCTGCGCATCGCCGCCGTGAGGGGCAACCGATGATAAAGTGCGCTGGCCGGCGGTATATAAAAAACCGAAGGACCCACCAGCACCCCTAGGCTGAATAGATAATCGATGCTCTCCTTGATTTCACAAAAAGTCTGTTCCGGTAAACCGATGATCACATAAGCGGTGACGAAAAGTCCCAGCCGCTGTGCCGCAGCCGTCAGAGCGGCAAAATCACCCTGTCCGGGCCGGTGATATTTTTTTTGCAGGCCCGCATCGCCGGTGACATAGGCCAGGTTAAGCTGCCGAAACCCCGCTCTTTTCATCTCGCGCAACAGCTCTTCATCCAAGGTGGCATAAGACAATCCGTTCATGGCGGTCAATTCACACTGCGCCAGATCGGGATCGTTCTGTACGGCACGTAAAAACTCGAGAAACCAGGATCGGTCCCAGGAGAGGTTGTCATCCTCAAAATTGAACACGCGCACCTTTTTATGCACCAGATTCCATCGCATCTCGTCGATCACGGCCGCCACCGGACGATAGCGGATGCCATGATCGAACATGGCGTGCACACTGCAAAAGTCGCAACGAAAAGGACAGCCGCGGCTGGCGACCAGGGACATGCCGTTCTTTTTACCAAACCGATATGCGCCCTCTGGCGCCAAGGCGTGTGCAGGCGTCAAATCGCTCCACTCGACAGCCTCTGCCGCACCATGACCCTGTTCCTGCAGAAAGGCCGGCAACGCCGACTCTGCCGGCCCGGTCAACACCCGGTACACAAACGGCAACCGTTCCTGAATCTCAGCGGAGAAGGCGGTGGCATGATGACCGCCGAGAATCACCGGCACATGCAACTGCTTGTGCAGCAACCGGGCAAGACCGGCGGCTTGTTCGAAATAAGCGGTGAATTGACTGGAGATTCCGATTAGATCCGGACGCCACGCCTGCACCCGGCGCAGGCTGTCATCATCCTCAGCGCCGAAACGGTAATAGGCATGAAAAAGATAGGGGTTATCGCGGAACAGCGGCTGCAGATACTGCAACTCGGGCGGCACGGGCTTTTTAGTTTGCCGTCGAGGCGTCAGGCAGTCCAGAACCGCAACGGTGTGACCGAGCCGCTGCAGCACAGCGGCGGCATAGAGCAAACCCAGCGGATAGAACCGTATCGGGGTTGAATAAAAATCTTCCAGTGCCGGTTGTATTAAAATAATTCGCATGAACAAAAAGATAAAGGAATTTTTCTTTAGGATTTTAGTGTTATGTTTATTTGGATGAGGTGCTTGGGCGCAATTGGCTTCTCGTCGCCATTTGGTCGCATCGAAAAAAAGCAGTAAAACGCATTCATCGATCAACGCGGAAGACCGGCAAGCGGATTCACCCTTTATAAAATATCAACTTTTACGGTTATTTGCCACACTTTTAGGCCATAAAGGACCGGTAATGAACATTCTGATCGCCTATGCCAGCGGATTTGGATCAACGAAGGAAATTGCGGAAAAAATCGGCCAGATTCTACAAGAACCCCCTGCTCTGCAGGTCACGCTTCAGACCATGGAGGCGGTGGAGGATGTGAGCCCTTTTGACGCCGTCATTTTGGGCAGTTCGATCCGCGCTGATCAACCCCTGGTCAGCATCATGGATTTCATGGCGCAAAATCGATTAACGCTCAGACAGAAAAAGATCGCCGTCTTTTTGGTATGTCTTACCGCCAACTGCCAGCACGGCCGTGAAAAAGTCCGTCAGGGCTATATCTCCCCGATTTATGAAAAATATCCGGATTTGAACATCATCAGTTCAGATTCTTTCGGCGGAAAAATAGACTTTGACAAACTGAATCCGGTGATGCAGATGCTGATGAAACGAGTGCTGGAAAAAACCGGAATCCCCGCGCAGGGCAGTGTGGATACGCGCGATTGGGACTTTATCTCCGGTTGGGCTCACCAATTGAAAGAAAAACTGCTGACCGTCTGAAAACGCCGGTTTGACAGGCCTTCCCCCTTCCTCATTCTATTACAACAGGCAAATACGTAGAGGCCTTGGGCATTAGGTAACCAAAAGCGTTGCGGTTAAGGCCCGGGGCGATTTTTTCCCAAGCCTGTTCCAGCGAGTCCACAGGGATCATTCCGGTCCTGGCCACCAAAACCGGATCGAGTGCGGAGACCAGATACACAAAAGCCTTTTCCGCTTTCATTCGAATGGCCAGCGCGGTCTGGCCGTTGATTTGATATTCCTCCAACAGTCGTTTGCCCATGGCCGCGCTGTCGCCGGCGTCGAAATAAGGCATGCAGGTCGAAGAGCCAACGCCTTCGCGGCACTGGGCCAGCAGCACGATGGAGCCGCCATCCCGCACCGCCTGAAAGGCATGATGCAGCGATTTGTGCGCCTGTATCAGGTTGACGTCGCCGGGAAAACCGCCGGCGCTCGCCGCCACTACGTCCGCTTTGCGTTTAATCGGAATGCTGTAGACAGCCCGGACGCAGGCGCACGCCCGGCGATGCACTTCCAACAACGGCCCGGCCTCGCAAAATATAAATTCCTGCCGACGGTTCAGCACTACCTGCAGGGAGAGCGTGTTGGGTAACAAGGGCACAACCTCAACCAAATCGAGGAAAACCGGATTGCCGTCCAGATGCCCCTCGCGGCATCCGCTGTGCATCGAGGCGGTGATTTCATCCACCGTTCGACGATGATTGATGCGCACCGTCTCATACCCCGCCACGCCGGGCAGCAGCATCTTCGGGCCGCCGCCGAAACCGGCGAAATAGTGAAACAAAACGCCGCCGATGGTCAGAATAAAGTCCGCTCTCTTGACCTTCTCGTTCAAATAGATCGGTGTGCCATTGCTGGTCATGCCCCAATAGTCGAGTGCAGCCGCGTTTCGGCTGTCGTGCTGCTGCACCGGATATGCATCGTATAGATCAGCCCCCACCAGCGCGCGGATGGTCGATTCAGGCTGCAGCACATGGCTGCCGTTGGCGATCAAAATGTCAATTTGCGGCTGAAACCGTTGTTCCAGGGCGGGCAAAAGCGCTCCGAGAATGTCGTGCACCCGGCAACGGCGTGTATGGTCTGGAATGATTAAAAGCAGTCTGCTCCGGTTCTGCAGCTGCCGCGCGGAAAGTTGGCTGATCAAGTCCTCCACCGCTGCGGAAAGCGATGCGGCCGGCCAGTCATCAGCAGGACTGCGGTCCAACGTCTGCCACTCCACTCCAATCGGCAAGGGGAATTCTAACTGGGAATCCCCATAAGCAAGTTGCATAGGTGTATCCCTTCACGCTCAGGAAAGCAGATCCAGGATCTCCTTTCCATGGTCTTCGGCTTTCACTTTGTGGAACACCTGTTCCAGTTTTCCGTTCTTGCCTATTATAAAAGTTTTTCGGATCATTCCAAAATATTTTTTTCCATACAGGCTCTTTTCACCCCAGGCGCCGTAGGCTTCCGCAACTTTATGATCCACATCCGACAGCAGAGGAAAATTGAGATTGTATTTCTTGATGAACTTTTCATGCGATTCCAGACTGTCGGCGCTGACGCCGAGAACCACGGTATCCTTGGCCGCGAGCTTGACCGAGTAATCACGAAAAGAACAGGCCTCTTTGGTGCAACCGGAGGTATTGTCTTTAGGGTAAAAATAAAGCACCACCCGCTTTTTGCCGGCATAGTCTTTCAGGGAGATTTTGCCCCCTGAACTGGACGGCAAGGTAAAGGCCGGCGCCTTGTCGCCTGGTTTTAAATCCACCATATTTTTCTCCTTCGAATGGATGAGGTTTTGGATTCGGCTCATTTCATCTTTCTGCAGTCTATCCCCGGCTCTGACAGTGAAAGAGCCGCGGGTGAAAGTTCGTTTACACTCAATTTTAAACACGTCAAGCCAAGGTTAAATTCCCCGCCTTTGCCGGTGAGATTTTAAATTTGATTTCTTGCAGGGAAACATGTATATTCTTTCAACGGTCCGAGATACCTCCTGCAGGTCATCCAGAAAGCCGCTTACCCCACATTCCCTTTTCGTTGATCTGCGGTTCACTCTAACAAAAGGAGTAATCCATGTCCACTAAATTCGTGGCAGCCTTTATCATGCTGCTGGCTGTATGCGCTGGCGCGGTTGCGCAGACCTCTGATCCGATACAGCCCTGGCTGGGGCGCTGGGCTCTTTTTCTGCCCGGCGGCGCCGGCTGGCTGGAAGTGCGGCAGGAACAAGGCTATTTGGACGCCGATATCCTCTGGTACGGCGGCAGCGTCGTTCCAGTCGACTATGTGGTGCTCGACGATGAAACCCTGCTGATCAGCCGTACGCGCAAAATCGTGCGCAGCAAGAACGCCGAAGGGAACCCGTTGCGCACCCAGATCAATACAGAATGGCTGGAATGCACGCTCCACAACGATGTGCTCGCCGGAACGCTGTACCGCAGTCAGGACGACGGCCGGGGCATCAAAAAAACCAGATTCACCGGCAAAAAGATACCCGCTCTGCCTCAGGCGCCAGATTTAAGTAAAATCAAGTATGCCAAGCCGATCACCCTATTCAACGGCAAAGACCTGACCGGCTGGACATTGGTCAATCCGGAAAACGAAAACGGTTTCAAGGTGGAGAACGGCGCGTTGGTCAATGATCCCGTCCAGCCCGAAGGTCGGCCTCATATCAACTATGGCAATTTGCGCACCACAGCCCTTTTTGAAGATTTTAAATTAAAGCTGCAGGTGAATATTCCCAAGGGCAACAACAGCGGCGTCTATCTGCGCGGCATCTATGAGGTGCAGATCTTTGACAGCTATGGCCTGCCCCTGGATTCGCACCATATGGGCGCCATCTACAGCCGCATCACCCCCTCTGTGGCAGCGGAAAAACCGGCCGGCGAATGGCAGGATCTGGAGATGATCCTCTGCGATCGCCATGTCACTGTGATATTGAACGGGAAAACCATCATTGACAATCAGCCGCTGCAAGGCTGCACCGGCGGCGCGCTTACGGCGGATGAATTTGTCCCAGGACCCATTTATCTGCAGGGCGACCACGGTCGGGTTATGTATCGCAACATCGTGCTGTGGCCCATCGTCAAATAATCAGCCTGGATTGAAGCTGGGTCCCATTTTACCGGATAAAGAACAAACTGGCCATGAAACCTCAAACCGCATTCCTGCATCGGCATCCCGGCAGCCAAAGCCTTACACGGCGAATGGTTCTCTTTACTCTATTTTCCCTGCCGGTGATCGCCATGGCGGAGAACAAAATCATCCGCCATGCTCCGGATCGATTTGAGATTCGCCTGCACAGCGCCGGGAGAGACTCCCTTCGCTTGCTGCAGGTGACCGATCTTCATCTGGGTCACACGGAACGATTGCTGAAGGATGTGAGCACGTTTCGCCGTATTCAGGCGCTGGTGGAACAGCAAAACCCGGATGCCGTGATCATCACCGGCGACTGTTTTACCGGCGATTCATCGCTCAACCGAATGGCCCTGGCCTATGTGCCCCACATCTTTGATCAGTGGCAGCGCCCCTGGCTGCTGGTGTTCGGCAATCACGACCCTGAGGGCGGCAGAAGCCGGGACAGCCTCTATGCCGCTGTCCAGCGAAGTCGATGGGGCGTTCTCGGCCGCCATCCGTCGGCTGACGGCCAAACGGCTTACGACTATCAAGTGATCCTTGCCGAGGCATCACGGCCTGGCCCAGCGTGGGAGATCTATGCCTTTGACAGCGGCTCTGAGCCCGGCAGTAAAAAAATCAGCGCCGCCGGCCTGGCCTGGTACAAACAGCGCTCGGATGAATCCAGAACCCTTGCGGGGAAGACCGTTCCGGCCTTGGCTGTTTTCCACATCCCGCTCAAGCAGTACCACGAACTGGCCGAAGAGGGCCGCTCGGCCATCCTCGGCGAAAAAAAAGAACCGGTCTGTTTTGAAGAGGATGATGGTCTGGCGTTGGAGACCTTTGCCGGTCAGGGCAACATCCGCGCCTGTTTCTGCGGCCACGATCACTACAACACTTACTATGGCCGGCATCACAGCGGTATTCTGCTGGCTTATGGCCACATCAGCGGCGAAAGCACCCGCTGGGCTTGGCCCACCGGCGGCCGCTTGATCGCCTTGCCCCTGGAAGGCGACGGGATACAGCTGTACACCGTTCTGCCTCATTGATCAGTGTACAGGAGGAGAAAAATGAAATACCGTAAAGTCTTTTTATGTTTACTATTTCTGACGCTCTTGGCGCTGATGGCCTCCTGTGCGCCCGGCAGCGGAACCAGCAGCACCGCAAAGCCCGCCGGCTTTCTGCTCGGCATCTGGCACGGTTGGATCGCCCCCATCTCTTTGATTTGGGGATTGTTCAACCCCATGATTCGGGTGTATGAACCGATCAACACCGGCTGGTGGTATGACTTTGGTTTCTATATCGCCCTGGTCGGTGGATTCGGCGGTCTTTCCCTGGTGCGGAGAAAAAAATAACACCCAACGAGGCGCTGCCCGGCAGGACCTCACCTGCTCGCGGCCTTCGCCTCCTCGTATTGGGAGGGCCGGTGAATCAACTACGCACAGTAGAGAAAATTTTTACAGGACAGGTCTCCATAGACGGCGCCGGCGTAAAGCTGCAGCGCCTGTTCGGCTATCATGAAGCATCGCTTTTTGATCCGTTTCTGCTCCTCGACTATTTCGGTTCAGACCGGCCGGAGGACTATCGCAACGGTTTTCCCTGGCACCCGCATCGCGGCATCGAGACCATCACCTACATGATCGAAGGCTCTTGCGAGCATGGCGACAGCCTCAACAACAAAGGCGTCATCGCTACGGGCGATGTCCAATGGATGACCGCGGGCAGCGGCATCATTCACCAGGAGATGCCCCAGGGCGATGAAAAAGGCCGCATGTTCGGCTTTCAATTGTGGGCGAATCTGCCCAGCACGCACAAGATGATGGCCCCCCGGTATCGCGACATCAAAGACAACGCCATTCCGCGCGTACGTGGAGCGAACGGAATCGAGATCAGGATTATCTGCGGCACGGTGGACGGCGTCCAGGGTCCGGCGGAGGATGTCGTGATCGATCCAGAATATCTGGATGTGTACCTGCCGGCGCAGACTGAATTCAGCCGCCCACTGCCGGCCGGCCATACCGCTTTTATCGCGGTGTTTAAAAGCGGGCTGCGCGTGGCGGATACGGTCGTGGACCAGGGTTCGGTGGCCTTGCTGAAGCAGGGCGATGTTCTCACTGTCCAGGCGCTGGAAAAACCGGCGCGCTTTCTCCTGGTGTCCGGCAAACCGCTCAAAGAGCCCATCGCCTGGCGCGGGCCCATTGTCATGAACACTCAGGAAGAACTGGCGGCCGCGTTTCAGGCCTTTAACAATGGCACGTTTATTCAAAAAGTATAGAACGTGGCCTGTCCGGTACTCGGACCGGCCCGAGGGGCAGCAGGGCGGCCGCCGCAACGAAAGCACAAGTCTCCTCTCATTAGACAGGAATAGCAGCAAATGATGATCTTTCTCTGGATTGGATTTCTCCTTTTCATCCTGGCGATGCTGGCGCTGGATTTGGGCGTGTTCCATCGCAAATCGCACATCGTCAGCATGAAAGAGGCGTTGACCTGGAGCGCGGTGTGGATCGCGCTGGGCCTCTCGTTTTCAGTCTTTATCTATTTCGGCTATGAGCGGCAGTGGCTGGGCCTGGGCACGGCGCTCGATGTCGCCGACAATGTGTTCAACGACGGACGATCGGCGGCTTTCAAGTACCTGACCGGCTATGTGGTGGAAAAGTCCCTCAGCGTCGACAACATCTTTGTCATCGCCATGATTTTCGGCTTTTTCGCAGTCCCTGCCATCTATCAGCATCGTGTTCTTTTCTGGGGCGTGCTCGGAGCGCTGGTGCTTCGCGGTCTGATGATCGGCATCGGCGCCGCGCTCATCGCCCGCTTTCACTGGATCCTCTATCTGTTCGGTTTCTTTTTGATCGTCACCGCGATCAAGATGCTCTTTCTCAAAAACCAGGAGATGGATCCGGAGCGCAATGTTCTCCTCAGATGGACGCGCAAACTGATCCCAGTGACGAGCCGTTATCACGGTGAGCACTTTGTCGTGACCGCAGGCAGCCCGGCCTCGCTGGAAAACGCCACACCGGACAGCCCGGCGGCAGCGGATCCGATTGTGGAAAAAGCCGCCCGCGGCACAAAAATGTTGACGCCCCTGGCGCTCGCCCTGATCATGGTGGAAGCGACGGACCTCATCTTTGCTGTGGATTCCATTCCGGCTATCTTTGCCATCACCGCCGATCCCTTTCTGGTTTTTACCAGCAACGTCTTTGCCATTCTCGGGCTGCGTTCGCTCTATTTTGCGTTGTCGGGAATGATGAATTCCTTTAAATATCTCAAGCCTGCACTTGCCCTGGTTTTGCTGGTCGTCGGCATCAAGATGCTGACCGTGCATTGGCTCAAAGCCCTGCTGGGCGATTATTTCAACCTCTATCTGCTGGCAGTGATCTTTATAATCTTGGCCGCCGGCGTCGTGGCCTCGCTGCTGCATAAAGAGGGAAACGCCGCCAACCACGCGCTGCCAGAGGAGCGCTGAGCCTTCGTGAACGCCTTTATAACCTATGAGGGATCCCCATGCGAGCGTTCGTAAAGGCAGGGCTATTGCTTTTATTGGTTTTCAGCGGAGCCCAGCCGCAGGAGAGAAAAATGAAATTGAATCCACTGTCCCCTGAGGAAAAGCAGGTGCTGCTGTACAAAGGCACAGAAGCGCCCTTTAGCGGAAAATATGTTCATACTAAAGAGAACGGCATTTACCTCTGCAAACAGTGCGACGCGCCGCTGTATCGCTCCTCCGATAAATTCGATTCGCACTGCGGATGGCCCAGCTTTGACGATGCCCTGCCAGGCGCGGTCCGGCGGCAGCCAGATGCCGACGGCCGGCGAGTGGAAATCCTCTGCGCAGCCTGCGGCGGCCATCTCGGCCACGTGTTCACCGGCGAAGGATTTACCGCTAAAAACCTACGCCACTGCATCAATTCCATTTCTCTTCAATTTATTCCAGCGGAGACCATGAAACCACAAAAAGCGTATTTTGCCGGGGGCTGTTTCTGGGGGACCGAGCACTATTTTAAACAAGCTAAAGGCGTGCTCTCCACCACGGTGGGCTATATGGGCGGGCACACGAAAAATCCCACCTACAAACAGGTGTGCTATGAAAACACCGGCCATGCGGAGACCGTGGAGGTCGTGTTTGATCCCACGCGGACCTCTTTTGAAACGATCGCCAAACTGTTCTTCGAGATCCATGATCCCACCCAGGCCGACGGTCAGGGACCGGACATCGGCGATCAATACCGCTCGGTCGTCTTTTATGTGGATGAGGAGCAAAAAGAGACCACGGAGCGGCTGGTCAACCTGCTGAAGGAGAAAGGGCTGAATGTGGTCACCCAGATCGTGCAGGCAAAGACTTTTTGGCCCGGTGAAGAGTATCACCAGGACTATTACGAAAAAACCGGCAAAACGCCGTACTGCCACTTTCACACCAAACGCTTCTGATCATGGAAAATAATCTCATCGCCGGGAAGTTTTGGACACCCTACTAGAACACGCGACCCTGCAGCCGGGGTTTTGGAGCATCACCGCCATCGTCCTCATCACGCTGGTGGGCGTCGCGGTGGGCAGTCTGCCGCGTTTGCACATGAACCGCGCCACAATCGCCCTGGTGGGCGCCACCGCGCTGGTTCTGGTCGGCGCCATCACTTTTTCACAAGCCTATTCCAGCCTGGACCTGGACACCCTGGTTCTGCTTTTTGCCATGATGGTCATCAACGTCAACCTCAGCCTCGCCGGTTTCTTTCGTTTGATCGGCTACAAAGTCATTCATTGGGCTCGATCGCCGAAACAATTGTTGGCGCTGATCATGATCAGCGCCGGTGTGCTCTCCGCCCTGTTCCTCAACGACACCATTGTCCTCATGTTCACGCCGCTGGTGCTGGAGATGACGCTGGCGCTGAAACGGAATCCGCTTCCCTATTTGATAGGTTTGGCCACTGCGGCCAACATCGGCTCCACCGCCACCATCACCGGCAATCCGCAAAACATGATCATCGGCGTGGCCTCGGGCATCTCTTACACCGCGTTCTGCCGCTATCTGGCGCCGGTGGCGGTCGGCGGCCTGCTGCTGGCCTGGCTGCTGCTCCTGTTCGTTTATCGCCATGAATTTTTTTTCGGCCGCTTTCAGCAAACGCCGCTGGAGACGCCGCATTACCATCGCCCCTTGCTGATCAAAGGATGCATTGCAGTGACTCTGATGTTGATCGGCTTTTTCACCCATCTGCCGATTCCCCTCTCCGCTTTGCTGGCCGCCTCGCTGTTGTTGATAACCCGCAGGACCAAACCGGAGCGGGTGTTCAGGGAGATCGATTGGTCGTTGCTGGTTTTTTTCGCCGGCCTGTTCGTCGTGACCGGCGCCATCGAGAAATCCGGGCTCAGTGGTCGGCTGTTTGTAGTGC is a window from the bacterium genome containing:
- a CDS encoding M1 family metallopeptidase, with the translated sequence MAPLSRAAGEPNPIDVLSYHARLQLLSPRQWMEGSVEITMTPIQMLSTFFLDLVALQVDSVVCRDHALRYRVLSPRLWIEAESSLAPGDTLRFTVFYRGAPGNDGFGGFFYLDEFLFTVGQGIYSTPPSMTRYWLPCHDEPADKAYWSVEIIAPRSVSALSNGKLLKKTEQDAVAVWHWREACPMSTYLMAITAGHLVHFKDQVVSRDGDAIALNFYARSEHESMAKSDWRRTGEMLLLFEKKFGPYPFDSYGMVEVPMRGAMEHQTLTSFSTYLITGNGEYENIVAHELGHQWWGDWVTPADWRDIWLNEGFASYCEALWQEHLHGTQGLQTTMAHFAAEYFLEADRLGAFSLYDPTYLWGATVYEKGAWILHMLRFLLGDFSFFNALQTYANRFGGKNATTSDFARVVSEIYGKDLDWFFQQWVYQPDIPEWRAAWQCETSAPRTYELQLTIEQRQRHGILLTAPLEVEIRLRNRALR
- a CDS encoding RNA methyltransferase — translated: MRKLSFQELQAQRINLTGRRLPVSVLLDDIRSLHNVGAVFRTADGAAVDHLYLCGISGTPPRDEIRKTSLGAEESVPWSYHRDPIPLVHDLKRQGRQIVVLEQTTAGVDYRRACYRFPLVLIVGHEYQGVAEELVTAADLAIELPMHGVKHSLNVSVAFGVAIYEIRRRWEETCSR
- a CDS encoding B12-binding domain-containing radical SAM protein — translated: MRIILIQPALEDFYSTPIRFYPLGLLYAAAVLQRLGHTVAVLDCLTPRRQTKKPVPPELQYLQPLFRDNPYLFHAYYRFGAEDDDSLRRVQAWRPDLIGISSQFTAYFEQAAGLARLLHKQLHVPVILGGHHATAFSAEIQERLPFVYRVLTGPAESALPAFLQEQGHGAAEAVEWSDLTPAHALAPEGAYRFGKKNGMSLVASRGCPFRCDFCSVHAMFDHGIRYRPVAAVIDEMRWNLVHKKVRVFNFEDDNLSWDRSWFLEFLRAVQNDPDLAQCELTAMNGLSYATLDEELLREMKRAGFRQLNLAYVTGDAGLQKKYHRPGQGDFAALTAAAQRLGLFVTAYVIIGLPEQTFCEIKESIDYLFSLGVLVGPSVFYIPPASALYHRLPLTAAMRSQWSLYRSSAFAVETEHLTREQLVELFAYCRRRNLEKRKNTEYFATNG
- a CDS encoding DUF1080 domain-containing protein, with the protein product MSTKFVAAFIMLLAVCAGAVAQTSDPIQPWLGRWALFLPGGAGWLEVRQEQGYLDADILWYGGSVVPVDYVVLDDETLLISRTRKIVRSKNAEGNPLRTQINTEWLECTLHNDVLAGTLYRSQDDGRGIKKTRFTGKKIPALPQAPDLSKIKYAKPITLFNGKDLTGWTLVNPENENGFKVENGALVNDPVQPEGRPHINYGNLRTTALFEDFKLKLQVNIPKGNNSGVYLRGIYEVQIFDSYGLPLDSHHMGAIYSRITPSVAAEKPAGEWQDLEMILCDRHVTVILNGKTIIDNQPLQGCTGGALTADEFVPGPIYLQGDHGRVMYRNIVLWPIVK
- the larA gene encoding nickel-dependent lactate racemase, which gives rise to MQLAYGDSQLEFPLPIGVEWQTLDRSPADDWPAASLSAAVEDLISQLSARQLQNRSRLLLIIPDHTRRCRVHDILGALLPALEQRFQPQIDILIANGSHVLQPESTIRALVGADLYDAYPVQQHDSRNAAALDYWGMTSNGTPIYLNEKVKRADFILTIGGVLFHYFAGFGGGPKMLLPGVAGYETVRINHRRTVDEITASMHSGCREGHLDGNPVFLDLVEVVPLLPNTLSLQVVLNRRQEFIFCEAGPLLEVHRRACACVRAVYSIPIKRKADVVAASAGGFPGDVNLIQAHKSLHHAFQAVRDGGSIVLLAQCREGVGSSTCMPYFDAGDSAAMGKRLLEEYQINGQTALAIRMKAEKAFVYLVSALDPVLVARTGMIPVDSLEQAWEKIAPGLNRNAFGYLMPKASTYLPVVIE
- a CDS encoding TerC family protein; its protein translation is MIFLWIGFLLFILAMLALDLGVFHRKSHIVSMKEALTWSAVWIALGLSFSVFIYFGYERQWLGLGTALDVADNVFNDGRSAAFKYLTGYVVEKSLSVDNIFVIAMIFGFFAVPAIYQHRVLFWGVLGALVLRGLMIGIGAALIARFHWILYLFGFFLIVTAIKMLFLKNQEMDPERNVLLRWTRKLIPVTSRYHGEHFVVTAGSPASLENATPDSPAAADPIVEKAARGTKMLTPLALALIMVEATDLIFAVDSIPAIFAITADPFLVFTSNVFAILGLRSLYFALSGMMNSFKYLKPALALVLLVVGIKMLTVHWLKALLGDYFNLYLLAVIFIILAAGVVASLLHKEGNAANHALPEER
- the bcp gene encoding thioredoxin-dependent thiol peroxidase, producing the protein MVDLKPGDKAPAFTLPSSSGGKISLKDYAGKKRVVLYFYPKDNTSGCTKEACSFRDYSVKLAAKDTVVLGVSADSLESHEKFIKKYNLNFPLLSDVDHKVAEAYGAWGEKSLYGKKYFGMIRKTFIIGKNGKLEQVFHKVKAEDHGKEILDLLS
- a CDS encoding pirin family protein, translated to MNQLRTVEKIFTGQVSIDGAGVKLQRLFGYHEASLFDPFLLLDYFGSDRPEDYRNGFPWHPHRGIETITYMIEGSCEHGDSLNNKGVIATGDVQWMTAGSGIIHQEMPQGDEKGRMFGFQLWANLPSTHKMMAPRYRDIKDNAIPRVRGANGIEIRIICGTVDGVQGPAEDVVIDPEYLDVYLPAQTEFSRPLPAGHTAFIAVFKSGLRVADTVVDQGSVALLKQGDVLTVQALEKPARFLLVSGKPLKEPIAWRGPIVMNTQEELAAAFQAFNNGTFIQKV